The following proteins are encoded in a genomic region of Natrinema sp. DC36:
- a CDS encoding site-specific integrase — protein MNLEPIDPETAVELYLAEREAEAAESTIRSHGARLNQFVRWCGEREIENLNDLTGRKLHEYRLWRRNDGDLKKTTLKTQMDTLRVFIRFLGTIDGVHPDLHQKVRSPDLKPGDDVRDVMLDHEQADPVLDYLERYEYASLPHVTLALLWHTMMRLGAVRALDVGDYSPEEQYLTVEHRPETGTPIKKGSQGERHVALSGELCMLLDDWLRDQRPDVTDEHDREPLLATPYGRSFKSTVRRYCYQYTRPCAVGQECPHDRDPEACEATNTDELSKCPSNVNPHAIRRGSITHHLNSDVPETAVGDRANVSQRVLEMHYDRRTEKEKMEQRRDHLGNI, from the coding sequence ATGAACCTCGAACCAATCGATCCAGAAACCGCAGTCGAACTGTACCTCGCCGAGCGCGAGGCCGAAGCAGCCGAATCGACGATCCGCTCCCACGGGGCGCGATTGAACCAATTCGTCCGCTGGTGTGGGGAGCGCGAGATAGAGAATCTGAACGACCTTACGGGACGGAAACTCCACGAATATCGCCTCTGGCGGCGGAACGACGGTGACCTGAAGAAGACGACACTGAAGACGCAAATGGACACGCTCCGCGTGTTCATTCGTTTCCTTGGCACCATCGACGGCGTCCACCCCGACCTGCATCAGAAAGTCCGGTCGCCCGATCTCAAACCGGGAGACGACGTCCGAGACGTGATGCTCGACCACGAACAGGCCGATCCGGTCCTGGACTACCTCGAGCGCTACGAATACGCGTCGCTACCCCACGTGACGCTCGCGCTCCTCTGGCATACGATGATGCGGCTCGGTGCGGTTCGAGCGCTCGACGTTGGCGACTACTCGCCGGAGGAACAGTATCTGACCGTCGAACACAGGCCTGAGACCGGGACGCCGATCAAGAAGGGGTCTCAGGGCGAGCGACACGTTGCTTTGTCGGGTGAGCTATGCATGCTGCTGGACGATTGGCTCCGTGATCAGCGCCCGGACGTGACGGACGAGCACGATCGGGAGCCGCTCCTGGCAACGCCGTACGGCCGTTCATTCAAGTCGACCGTTCGACGATACTGCTATCAGTACACGCGACCGTGCGCCGTCGGACAGGAGTGTCCACACGACCGCGATCCAGAGGCCTGTGAGGCCACTAACACCGACGAACTGTCGAAGTGCCCGTCGAACGTGAATCCGCACGCAATCCGGCGGGGGAGCATCACGCACCATCTAAATAGCGACGTGCCGGAAACTGCTGTCGGAGATCGAGCGAACGTAAGCCAGCGAGTGCTCGAGATGCACTATGACCGTCGGACCGAGAAGGAGAAGATGGAGCAACGGAGGGACCATCTGGGGAACATCTGA
- a CDS encoding HalOD1 output domain-containing protein: MQRTQSLSLKVVEKISEREGIEPEELHPPIHDAINTDALDSLYQASDSGRTPSTVEFVYRGYTVTVDSTGDVDIEERIAAFDPDKTAV; encoded by the coding sequence GTGCAACGGACTCAATCACTCAGTCTGAAAGTTGTAGAAAAAATTTCCGAACGAGAAGGGATCGAACCGGAAGAACTCCACCCTCCGATCCACGACGCGATTAACACGGACGCACTCGACTCGCTCTATCAAGCAAGTGATTCCGGGAGGACTCCGTCTACCGTCGAATTCGTCTACAGAGGCTACACGGTAACTGTCGATAGTACAGGCGATGTAGATATCGAGGAACGCATAGCAGCCTTCGATCCCGATAAAACGGCAGTGTGA
- a CDS encoding ribonuclease J — MEIEIATIGGYEEVGRQMTAVRAGDDIVIFDMGLNLSKVLIHDNIRTEGMHSLDLIDMGAIPDDRVMSDLEGDVKAIVPTHGHLDHIGAISKLAHRYDAPIVATPFTLELVKGELEEEGKFNTENELVKMDAGETMSIGDSGEVELEFVNVTHSIVQAINPVLHTPEGAVVYGLDKRMDHTPVIGDPIDMERFREIGREGVLAYIEDCTNANKKGRTPSENVAREHLRDVLYSMEDYDGGIVATTFSSHIARVKSLIEFARDIDRTPILLGRSMETYSGTAKQIGIDFPSDVEMVGYRQSIEQTFERIMNEGKENFLPVVTGHQGEPRATLTRMGRGETPYELEDGDKVVFSARVIPEPTNEGQRYQAEKLLRMQGARIYDDIHVSGHLCQEGHYEMLDALQPENVIPAHQNMSGFSGYVDLASNRGYKLGRDLHVTSNGNIIQLV; from the coding sequence ATGGAAATTGAAATTGCGACAATTGGCGGTTACGAGGAAGTCGGGCGACAGATGACGGCGGTGCGCGCCGGTGACGACATCGTGATCTTCGACATGGGACTGAACCTGTCGAAGGTTCTCATTCACGACAACATCCGAACCGAAGGAATGCACAGCCTCGATCTGATCGACATGGGAGCCATCCCGGACGACCGGGTCATGAGCGACCTCGAGGGAGACGTCAAAGCGATCGTCCCCACCCACGGCCACCTCGACCACATCGGTGCGATCAGCAAACTCGCACACCGGTACGACGCACCCATCGTCGCGACACCGTTCACGCTCGAACTCGTCAAAGGTGAACTCGAGGAAGAAGGGAAGTTCAACACCGAGAACGAACTCGTCAAAATGGACGCCGGCGAAACGATGTCGATCGGCGACTCCGGCGAAGTCGAGCTCGAGTTCGTCAACGTCACGCACTCGATCGTCCAGGCGATCAACCCCGTCCTCCACACGCCCGAAGGCGCGGTCGTCTACGGGCTCGACAAGCGGATGGACCACACGCCCGTCATCGGCGACCCGATCGACATGGAGCGCTTCCGCGAGATCGGTCGCGAAGGCGTCCTCGCTTACATCGAAGACTGTACCAACGCGAACAAAAAGGGACGAACACCCTCCGAGAACGTCGCGCGCGAACACCTCCGGGACGTCCTCTACAGCATGGAGGACTACGACGGCGGCATCGTCGCCACCACCTTCTCGAGCCACATCGCCCGCGTGAAATCCCTCATCGAATTCGCTCGCGATATCGATCGCACGCCGATCCTCCTCGGCCGTTCGATGGAGACCTACTCCGGGACCGCGAAACAGATCGGAATCGACTTCCCCTCCGACGTCGAGATGGTCGGCTACCGCCAGTCCATCGAGCAGACGTTCGAACGCATCATGAACGAAGGCAAGGAGAACTTCCTGCCCGTCGTCACCGGCCATCAAGGCGAGCCTCGAGCGACGCTCACACGAATGGGCCGCGGCGAAACGCCGTACGAACTGGAGGACGGCGACAAAGTCGTCTTCTCCGCTCGCGTGATTCCGGAGCCGACGAACGAAGGCCAGCGCTACCAGGCCGAAAAGCTACTCCGCATGCAGGGTGCACGCATCTACGACGACATTCACGTGTCTGGCCACCTCTGTCAAGAGGGACACTACGAGATGCTCGATGCACTACAACCCGAAAACGTCATTCCGGCCCACCAGAACATGAGCGGCTTCTCGGGATACGTCGATCTCGCCTCCAATCGCGGATACAAGCTCGGACGCGATCTCCACGTTACCTCGAACGGAAACATCATCCAGCTGGTCTAA
- a CDS encoding helix-turn-helix transcriptional regulator, whose protein sequence is MDDLTGFQRDLLYVIAGADQPSGQDVKGEVETYYNSEINHGRLYPNLDTLVNKELVEKGELDRRTNYYEISDRGRQTIEQRREWEQQYIDD, encoded by the coding sequence ATGGATGATCTGACAGGGTTTCAACGAGACCTTCTGTACGTGATCGCAGGGGCCGATCAGCCCTCCGGCCAGGACGTGAAAGGCGAAGTCGAGACATACTACAACAGCGAGATCAATCACGGCCGATTGTATCCGAATCTCGACACACTGGTCAACAAAGAGCTCGTCGAAAAAGGGGAGCTCGATCGACGAACCAACTACTACGAGATCAGTGATCGCGGCCGACAGACGATCGAGCAGCGCCGGGAGTGGGAACAACAGTATATCGACGACTAG
- a CDS encoding cold shock domain-containing protein, which produces MAKGNVDFFNDTGGYGFIETDDADDDVFFHMEDVGGPDLEEGTDIEFDIEQAPKGPRATNVTRL; this is translated from the coding sequence ATGGCGAAAGGAAACGTTGATTTCTTCAACGACACAGGCGGCTACGGTTTCATTGAGACGGACGACGCAGACGATGACGTTTTCTTCCACATGGAAGACGTTGGCGGTCCGGACCTCGAAGAAGGTACAGACATCGAATTCGATATCGAACAGGCCCCCAAGGGCCCCCGCGCCACCAACGTCACCCGCCTGTAA
- a CDS encoding queuosine precursor transporter has product MNRTEARGAPTIAQVALIGLFVTALVTAQLTASKVLAFELPVALPVTGAQLALPGAALAYALTFLASDCYTELYGRRAAQIVVNVGFVLNFVVLALVWSTIAAPAAPSSVDPAAFETALGASTNVVLGSLLAYLVSQNWDVIVFHRIRDHTGSEKLWLRNIASTASSQAIDTVIFVSVAFAVAPAVLGVGAVLPTNVILSLMVGQYLLKLAIALLDTPIVYAIVSLVRSREGLAAEETHAA; this is encoded by the coding sequence ATGAACCGGACAGAGGCCCGAGGAGCGCCGACGATCGCGCAGGTCGCGCTGATCGGTCTCTTCGTGACCGCACTCGTCACCGCGCAGTTGACCGCGTCGAAGGTACTGGCGTTCGAACTCCCGGTCGCGCTCCCGGTGACGGGGGCACAGCTCGCGTTGCCCGGGGCAGCCCTCGCGTATGCGTTGACGTTCCTTGCGAGCGACTGTTACACCGAACTGTACGGCCGCCGCGCAGCCCAGATCGTCGTCAACGTGGGCTTCGTCCTGAACTTCGTCGTCCTCGCGCTCGTCTGGTCGACGATCGCCGCGCCGGCCGCCCCCTCGAGTGTCGATCCCGCTGCGTTCGAGACGGCACTCGGTGCATCGACGAACGTGGTCCTCGGGAGTCTGTTGGCCTACCTCGTCAGCCAGAACTGGGACGTGATCGTCTTTCACCGGATTCGGGATCACACCGGCTCGGAGAAGCTCTGGCTCCGCAACATCGCGTCGACGGCGAGCAGTCAGGCGATCGATACCGTCATCTTCGTCTCGGTCGCGTTCGCCGTCGCACCTGCCGTCCTCGGCGTCGGTGCCGTTCTCCCGACTAACGTCATCCTCTCGTTGATGGTCGGTCAGTATCTGCTGAAACTCGCGATCGCCCTCCTCGACACGCCGATCGTCTACGCTATCGTCTCGCTCGTGCGCTCGCGCGAGGGGCTCGCCGCCGAGGAGACGCACGCCGCCTGA
- a CDS encoding aminopeptidase: MDERVCEHAEVLVDWSARVEAGDDVVLSVGPDAHELAVAVAEKLGERGANLLATYGSGEVTRAYLRAHDGDFDANPAHELALVENADVYLSLGGGRNTSATADVSGEQRRAYNNARSEIRETRLGTRWVSTVHPTRSLAQQANMAYEEYQEFAYDAILRDWESLAEEMAHLKALLDEGSEVRLVSRGTDLTMRIEGRTAVNSAASVAYDSHNLPSGEVFTAPYATEGEVTFDVPMTIRGESVRDVRLEFAEGEVVDYDAAQGGDVIGEIIETDDGARRLGELGIGMNRGIDRYTDNILFDEKMGDTVHLALGRAYDACLPDGESGNDSAVHVDLITDVSEDSRLGVDGEVIQRNGTFTFEDGEV, from the coding sequence ATGGACGAACGCGTATGCGAACACGCCGAGGTGCTGGTCGACTGGAGCGCTCGCGTCGAAGCGGGCGACGACGTCGTTTTGTCGGTGGGGCCGGACGCGCACGAGCTGGCGGTCGCCGTCGCCGAAAAACTCGGCGAGCGGGGTGCGAACCTGCTCGCGACCTACGGCTCGGGCGAGGTCACGCGGGCCTATCTCCGTGCCCACGACGGCGATTTCGACGCGAATCCGGCTCACGAACTCGCGCTGGTCGAGAACGCCGACGTCTATCTCTCGCTCGGCGGCGGGCGGAATACGAGTGCGACGGCCGATGTCTCCGGCGAACAGCGACGGGCGTACAACAACGCAAGAAGCGAAATTCGCGAGACTCGATTGGGGACCCGCTGGGTGTCGACGGTTCATCCGACGCGCTCGCTCGCCCAGCAGGCCAACATGGCCTACGAGGAGTACCAGGAGTTCGCGTACGACGCGATCCTCCGCGACTGGGAGTCGCTGGCCGAGGAAATGGCCCACCTGAAGGCGTTGCTCGACGAGGGGAGCGAGGTCCGACTCGTCTCGAGGGGGACCGACCTGACGATGCGGATCGAGGGCCGAACGGCGGTCAACAGCGCCGCGTCGGTCGCCTACGACTCGCACAACCTGCCCAGCGGCGAGGTCTTCACTGCACCCTACGCGACCGAGGGCGAGGTGACCTTCGACGTCCCGATGACGATACGGGGAGAGTCCGTCCGGGACGTCCGCCTCGAGTTTGCCGAGGGTGAGGTCGTCGATTACGACGCCGCGCAGGGCGGGGATGTGATCGGCGAGATCATCGAGACGGACGACGGAGCGCGCCGGCTGGGCGAACTCGGAATCGGAATGAATCGGGGTATCGACCGTTACACGGACAACATCCTCTTCGACGAGAAGATGGGTGATACCGTCCATCTGGCGCTCGGTCGGGCCTACGACGCCTGTCTCCCCGACGGCGAGTCCGGCAACGACTCGGCGGTCCACGTCGATCTTATCACGGACGTCAGCGAGGACTCCCGCCTCGGGGTCGACGGTGAAGTGATTCAACGAAACGGGACGTTCACGTTCGAGGACGGCGAGGTCTGA
- a CDS encoding DUF309 domain-containing protein, which produces MRDRLRAGVAIFNSGHYHAAHDAWEDRWLELEAGSDDERLLHGLIQYSGAVYHARERNWEGAVGLAESAGEYLAGLPADSRDLRLEPIRAELARLAADPEIIERRPPGRIEHEGDSPGLTDLGFEPTAIAAVVLAEEFGYDEVPVGRARAYARQDLEAGDDGSVFITLLFDFVREDENRGIISQRLTDHVGRRRAREEDVDGLF; this is translated from the coding sequence ATGCGCGATCGGCTTCGGGCGGGCGTCGCCATCTTCAACAGTGGCCACTACCACGCCGCCCACGACGCCTGGGAGGACCGGTGGCTCGAACTCGAGGCCGGGAGCGACGACGAGCGCCTGCTTCACGGGCTCATTCAGTACAGCGGCGCGGTCTATCACGCCCGCGAGCGCAACTGGGAGGGGGCCGTCGGGCTCGCAGAGAGCGCCGGCGAGTACCTCGCGGGGCTGCCCGCCGACTCCCGCGACCTCCGACTCGAGCCGATTCGAGCGGAGTTGGCTCGTCTCGCGGCCGACCCCGAAATCATCGAGCGGCGGCCGCCGGGACGGATCGAACACGAGGGCGACAGTCCCGGTCTGACGGATCTCGGCTTCGAGCCGACGGCGATCGCGGCGGTCGTCCTCGCCGAGGAGTTCGGATACGACGAGGTGCCTGTCGGGCGGGCTCGAGCGTACGCACGGCAAGATCTCGAGGCGGGTGATGACGGCAGCGTCTTCATCACGCTGCTGTTCGATTTCGTCCGCGAGGACGAGAATCGCGGGATCATCTCCCAGCGGCTCACGGATCACGTCGGCAGGCGACGGGCCCGCGAGGAGGACGTGGACGGGTTGTTCTGA
- a CDS encoding LLM class F420-dependent oxidoreductase: protein MEIGTVLPQLEIGHDPRTLADYAQRVEESGYEHVLAYDHVLGVDPDREGWDGPYDYESTFHEPLTTYSYLAGQTDELAFMTGILVLPQRQTALVAKQAAQLDRFTDGRFRMGVGVGWNEPEYVALGEDFSRRGRRIEEQVEVLRRLWTDELVDFEGEFHEIPDVGIRPRPVQQPIPLWMGGMADPVKRRVARIADGWLPQFQPGDEAEEHLADLYEYAEAAGRDPDDIGLGGRMYAVPDEEDEWIERAQAWRELGADHLSITTMYQGLEEEEHATHLERVAEVLNGVDLL, encoded by the coding sequence ATGGAAATCGGTACCGTGCTCCCGCAACTCGAGATCGGCCACGACCCGCGAACGCTCGCCGACTACGCACAGCGGGTCGAGGAGTCGGGGTACGAACACGTGCTGGCGTACGATCACGTCCTCGGCGTCGATCCCGATCGCGAGGGGTGGGACGGTCCCTACGACTACGAGAGCACGTTCCACGAACCGCTGACCACGTACTCCTACCTGGCGGGGCAGACCGACGAACTGGCCTTTATGACCGGAATTCTCGTCCTGCCCCAGCGCCAGACCGCGCTCGTCGCGAAGCAGGCCGCCCAGCTGGATCGCTTCACCGACGGGCGGTTTCGCATGGGGGTCGGCGTCGGCTGGAACGAACCCGAGTACGTCGCGCTGGGGGAGGATTTCTCGCGGCGAGGGCGGCGAATCGAGGAGCAAGTCGAGGTGCTCCGCCGACTCTGGACCGACGAACTCGTCGACTTCGAGGGCGAGTTTCACGAGATTCCGGACGTCGGCATCCGGCCGCGTCCGGTCCAGCAGCCGATTCCGCTCTGGATGGGTGGCATGGCCGATCCGGTCAAGCGCCGCGTCGCTCGGATCGCGGATGGCTGGTTACCCCAGTTCCAGCCGGGCGACGAAGCCGAGGAACACCTCGCGGACCTCTACGAGTACGCCGAGGCGGCGGGCCGCGACCCCGACGATATCGGCCTCGGCGGCCGGATGTACGCCGTTCCCGACGAGGAAGACGAATGGATCGAGCGCGCGCAGGCCTGGCGGGAGCTCGGCGCCGACCACCTCTCGATCACGACGATGTACCAGGGGCTCGAGGAGGAGGAGCACGCGACCCACCTCGAGCGGGTCGCCGAGGTGCTGAACGGCGTCGATCTGTTGTAG
- a CDS encoding aldo/keto reductase, with product MEYTTLGNTGMTVSRICLGCMSFGTDREWMLEPEESEELIERAIDLGINFFDTANVYSTGESEEILGDALEGYDRDSQVIATKVFGEMDPDDPNASGLSRKAVEQELEASLDRLGMDTIDLYQTHRWDYDTPVEETLRALDDAVRRGKVRYIGTSSMWAHQFADALHASDALGLERFATMQNHYNVLYREEEREMLPLCENEGVGVIPWSPLARGVATRPHEAIESTTRGQTDKYLEQMSYLQGGGEEINERIQELADEKGVSMAQISLAWLLHKDWVDAPIVGTTSVEHLEDAVEALEIDLSESEMESLEEPYEPLPVAGHE from the coding sequence ATGGAGTACACCACGCTCGGAAACACGGGGATGACGGTCAGCCGCATCTGTCTGGGCTGTATGAGCTTCGGGACTGATCGGGAGTGGATGCTCGAGCCCGAGGAGAGCGAGGAACTCATCGAGCGCGCGATCGATCTGGGGATCAACTTCTTCGATACCGCGAACGTCTACTCGACGGGCGAGTCCGAGGAGATTCTGGGCGACGCGCTCGAGGGATACGACCGCGATTCGCAGGTGATCGCGACGAAGGTCTTCGGCGAGATGGATCCCGACGATCCGAACGCGAGCGGCCTCTCCCGCAAAGCGGTCGAACAGGAACTCGAGGCGAGTCTCGACCGCCTGGGGATGGACACCATCGACCTCTACCAGACCCACCGGTGGGATTACGACACGCCGGTCGAGGAAACCCTCCGCGCGCTCGACGATGCGGTTCGGCGCGGGAAGGTGCGCTACATCGGCACCTCCTCGATGTGGGCCCACCAGTTCGCCGACGCCCTCCACGCGAGCGACGCGCTCGGCCTCGAGCGCTTCGCCACGATGCAAAACCACTACAACGTGCTCTACCGCGAGGAGGAGCGAGAGATGCTGCCGCTCTGTGAGAACGAGGGGGTCGGCGTCATTCCGTGGTCGCCGCTGGCCCGCGGCGTCGCGACCCGTCCCCACGAAGCGATCGAATCGACGACCCGCGGCCAGACCGACAAGTACCTCGAGCAGATGTCCTACCTCCAGGGCGGCGGCGAGGAGATCAACGAGCGAATTCAGGAACTCGCCGACGAAAAGGGCGTCTCGATGGCCCAGATCTCGCTCGCGTGGCTGCTCCACAAGGACTGGGTCGACGCCCCCATCGTCGGGACGACCAGCGTCGAGCACCTGGAAGACGCCGTCGAGGCCCTCGAGATCGATCTCTCCGAGTCGGAGATGGAATCCCTCGAAGAACCCTACGAACCGCTGCCGGTGGCGGGTCACGAGTAG
- the azf gene encoding NAD-dependent glucose-6-phosphate dehydrogenase Azf, protein MAQSVLLTGAAGRVGDAILGGLADDHEWRLLDRAPPTDDQPGEFVVADITDEDAVREAMEGIDVVVHLAGDPRPEAPWDSVLTNNIDGTQTIFEAAVDAGVEQVVFASSNHAVGNYETDERTPDLYREHDDYLLDGTELPRPSNLYGVSKAAGESLGRYYHDEYDLSVVCVRIGNLTQGHPPIDYERGQAMWLSYRDCAHLFDRCIRADYEYEIVYGISDNDRKYYSLERAREALDYEPQDNSAYYDGEDRVVEPDA, encoded by the coding sequence ATGGCACAGTCAGTCCTGCTCACCGGGGCTGCGGGGCGAGTCGGAGACGCCATCCTCGGCGGCCTCGCGGACGACCACGAGTGGCGGTTGCTGGATCGCGCTCCCCCGACGGACGACCAGCCGGGCGAGTTCGTCGTCGCGGACATCACCGACGAGGACGCCGTCCGCGAGGCGATGGAGGGAATCGACGTCGTGGTTCACCTCGCGGGCGATCCGCGACCGGAAGCGCCGTGGGACAGCGTCCTGACAAACAATATCGACGGCACCCAGACGATCTTCGAGGCCGCCGTCGACGCCGGCGTCGAGCAGGTCGTCTTCGCCTCGTCGAACCACGCCGTCGGCAACTACGAGACCGACGAGCGCACGCCCGACCTGTACCGCGAGCACGACGACTACCTCCTCGACGGCACCGAACTCCCCCGGCCGAGCAACCTCTACGGCGTCTCGAAGGCCGCCGGCGAGTCCCTGGGGAGATACTACCACGACGAATACGACCTCTCGGTCGTCTGCGTCCGCATCGGCAACCTCACGCAGGGCCACCCGCCGATCGACTACGAGCGCGGACAGGCGATGTGGCTCTCCTACCGCGACTGTGCACACCTCTTCGACCGCTGTATCCGCGCCGACTACGAGTACGAGATCGTCTACGGCATCTCCGACAACGACCGGAAGTACTACTCGCTCGAGCGCGCCCGCGAAGCCCTCGACTACGAGCCACAGGACAATTCCGCGTACTACGACGGCGAGGATCGGGTCGTCGAACCCGACGCCTGA
- a CDS encoding dihydroneopterin aldolase family protein, translated as MPTDTSPTDAEAACFEAGIKFGSLYHQFAGTPVSPDSADSLETAIEDSIENQPHCVDVSVDVLTDELEAELADSSADYTELTGRFLAVEIVVDYEGCEVVTRMEMEDGYPLMRLESVRD; from the coding sequence ATGCCGACAGACACGTCACCCACGGACGCCGAGGCCGCCTGCTTCGAGGCCGGCATCAAGTTCGGCTCGCTCTACCACCAGTTCGCCGGCACGCCCGTCTCGCCGGACAGCGCCGACAGCCTCGAGACGGCGATCGAAGACTCGATCGAGAACCAGCCCCACTGCGTCGACGTCTCCGTGGACGTCCTGACCGACGAACTCGAGGCCGAACTCGCCGACTCGAGCGCCGACTACACCGAACTGACGGGTCGATTCCTCGCGGTTGAAATCGTCGTCGACTACGAGGGCTGCGAGGTCGTCACGCGCATGGAAATGGAAGACGGCTATCCGCTGATGCGACTCGAGTCAGTTCGCGACTAG
- a CDS encoding DUF5790 family protein — MSQATLGDDEELFGEAANEMREDVEASLEEAWAALPAADDIWETDADNVLGVLNGLNSALDAGDAEDSLRDAKKWFTMGQRADAFDDADDLEEEIETLEEAITDISEAGEQVGELTSTIPALRGTLQDAGPADEADDDADADDDADAEDEADEE, encoded by the coding sequence ATGAGCCAAGCCACGCTCGGCGACGACGAGGAACTGTTCGGGGAAGCGGCCAACGAGATGCGCGAGGACGTCGAAGCATCGCTCGAGGAGGCCTGGGCGGCGCTGCCCGCCGCCGACGACATTTGGGAGACCGACGCCGACAACGTGCTGGGCGTCCTCAACGGCCTCAATTCGGCGCTCGACGCCGGCGATGCCGAGGACAGCCTCCGCGATGCGAAAAAGTGGTTCACGATGGGCCAGCGCGCCGACGCCTTCGACGACGCGGACGACCTCGAGGAAGAGATCGAAACCCTCGAGGAGGCCATCACGGACATCTCCGAGGCCGGCGAGCAGGTCGGCGAACTCACGTCGACGATTCCGGCACTGCGCGGGACGCTGCAGGACGCTGGCCCCGCGGACGAGGCCGACGACGACGCGGACGCCGACGACGATGCGGACGCAGAAGACGAAGCGGACGAGGAGTAA
- a CDS encoding creatininase family protein has translation MDLTTATWTDVRDLETNLAVVPVGSTEQHGPHAPLGTDVMTAEAVADAGLERVDRDVVRAPAIPVGIAEEHRQFPGTMWVSEDTFRDYVGEAVESLAYHGFDRIVIVNGHGGNVDALREVGGRLTRNGDAYVVPFTWFESVGEHTADMGHGGPLETGLLRHLEPDLLREGRIDEARAGAADGWGDWTSYVNLAYDAAEFTENGVVGDPDEGDAQRGETLLELAADALARLLEAVDERDVSRPERR, from the coding sequence ATGGACCTCACCACGGCGACGTGGACGGACGTCCGAGACCTCGAGACGAACCTCGCGGTCGTCCCCGTCGGCAGCACGGAACAGCACGGCCCCCACGCCCCCCTCGGGACGGACGTGATGACCGCCGAGGCGGTCGCCGACGCCGGTCTCGAGCGAGTCGACCGGGACGTCGTCCGCGCGCCGGCGATTCCGGTCGGGATCGCCGAGGAACACCGTCAGTTCCCCGGGACGATGTGGGTCTCCGAGGATACCTTCCGCGACTACGTCGGCGAGGCCGTCGAGAGTCTGGCCTACCACGGCTTCGATCGCATCGTCATCGTCAACGGTCACGGTGGCAACGTCGACGCCCTCCGGGAGGTCGGCGGGCGACTCACCAGAAACGGCGACGCCTACGTCGTTCCATTCACCTGGTTCGAGAGCGTCGGCGAGCACACCGCAGACATGGGCCACGGCGGCCCCCTCGAGACCGGGCTCTTGCGCCACCTCGAGCCGGACCTACTTCGAGAGGGGCGGATCGACGAGGCCCGAGCCGGCGCGGCCGACGGGTGGGGCGACTGGACGAGTTACGTCAATCTAGCATATGACGCGGCGGAGTTTACGGAAAACGGGGTCGTCGGCGATCCGGACGAGGGCGACGCCCAGCGAGGAGAAACACTGCTCGAGTTAGCCGCCGACGCGCTGGCTCGGCTGCTCGAGGCGGTCGACGAGCGTGACGTCTCGAGGCCCGAGCGACGATAG